The following are encoded in a window of Pyrenophora tritici-repentis strain M4 chromosome 6, whole genome shotgun sequence genomic DNA:
- a CDS encoding peptidase M28 has protein sequence MPPGAVDDASGVAVSLELARIFAHYKPKSTIVFTAFAGEEQGLLGAQNLAQTYKNASVNLAAMINLDMVGNSKAEDGTTDPHNIRLFCQGTPLTENATTMTSRLSIGGDNDSPARNLGRFIYEVASNVWTEMTVRVIYRLDRYSRGGDHRPFLEAGYTGVRFVQPNEDYTQQHQNVTVRNGKQYGDLTQWLDFEYNTRAAKVVATTMWSLANAPASPTNVGINTTMSDNFSQFKWDAPKGLPVEGYEILYRETIEPHWTNVIDVGNVTWYNLTSATIHKDNVIFGVRSVGKGGYKSPAVLPFPFGCARNC, from the coding sequence ATGCCCCCCGGCGCCGTCGACGACGCCTCCGGCGTAGCCGTCTCCCTAGAACTCGCCCGCATCTTCGCCCACTACAAGCCCAAATCCACAATCGTATTCACCGCCTTCGCCGGCGAAGAACAAGGCCTCCTCGGCGCCCAGAACCTCGCCCAAACCTACAAAAATGCGTCCGTCAATCTCGCCGCTATGATCAACCTTGACATGGTCGGCAACTCCAAAGCAGAAGACGGCACCACGGACCCGCACAACATCCGCCTCTTCTGCCAAGGTACCCCATTAACAGAAAACGCAACGACGATGACCTCGCGCCTCAGCATCGGCGGCGACAACGACAGTCCCGCGCGTAACCTCGGTCGCTTCATCTACGAAGTCGCATCAAACGTGTGGACCGAAATGACCGTCCGCGTCATCTACCGTCTGGACCGATACAGCCGCGGCGGCGACCACCGCCCGTTCCTCGAGGCTGGATACACAGGTGTCCGCTTCGTCCAGCCGAACGAAGATTACACCCAACAGCACCAGAATGTCACTGTGCGCAATGGGAAGCAATACGGTGATCTAACCCAGTGGCTAGACTTTGAATACAACACACGTGCGGCCAAGGTTGTTGCAACTACCATGTGGAGTCTAGCCAATGCGCCTGCCTCTCCCACAAACGTCGGTATAAATACCACCATGTCTGATAATTTCAGCCAGTTCAAGTGGGATGCGCCCAAGGGATTGCCAGTGGAGGGGTATGAGATTTTGTATCGCGAGACGATTGAGCCGCATTGGACGAATGTTATTGATGTGGGGAACGTGACGTGGTATAATCTTACCTCTGCGACGATTCACAAAGACAATGTGATTTTTGGGGTGAGGAGTGTGGGTAAAGGGGGTTATAAGAGTCCGGCTGTTTTGCCGTTTCCGTTTGGGTGCGCGAGGAATTGCTAG
- a CDS encoding cutinase precursor, with the protein MKACARSLLALTALVATTFAAPTPETGVSFPITDLLDSDLTINEYAAQLEAKNVEERDLTKRQYNSDTYNQLTDGTPCRPITVIWARGTTQSGNVGEPNSEGPVFFNAIAAAVGGVNRLAIQGVTYPANVFGFLAGGDAAGATTMFNLINRAVTQCPSTKIVVTGYSQGAQLVHTATQRLSAAAAARVSAVVTFGDADRDETFGLVAASKVLIICHEGDNICDNGIIITPAHRNYEMDAPTAAAFVAARV; encoded by the exons ATGAAGGCCTGCGCTCGCTCTCTGCTCGCCCTTACGGCCCTTGTTGCTACCACTTTTGCTGCACCAACACCAGAGACCGGTGTCAGCTTCCCCATCACGGATCTCCTCGACTCCGATCTTACCATCAACGAATATGCCGCCCAGCTTGAGGCCAAGAACGTCGAGGAACGTGACCTCACCAAACGCCAATACAACAGCGACACCTACAACCAGCTGACAGACGGCACCCCATGCCGTCCAATCACCGTCATCTGGGCTCGTGGTACTACGCAATCTGGAAATGTCGGCGAACCCAACTCGGAAGGCCCCGTTTTCTTCAATGCCATCGCCGCTGCCGTCGGAGGTGTTAACCGCCTGGCTATCCAGGGTGTCACCTACCCAGCCAACGTCTTCGGCTTTTTGGCGGGAGGCGATGCCGCAGGTGCTACTACAATGTTTAACCTGATCAACCGG GCTGTCACTCAATGCCCATCCACAAAGATTGTCGTCACTGGTTACTCCCAGGGCGCTCAACTGGTTCACACAGCCACACAGAGGCTTTCAgccgcagccgccgctcgtGTCTCCGCCGTTGTAACATTCGGCGATGCTGATCGTGATGAGACTTTTGGCCTTGTTGCCGCCTCCAAGGTCCTCATCATCTGCCACGAGGGTGATAACATCTGCGATAACGGTATCATTATCACCCCCGCGCACAGGAACTACGAGATGGATGCTCCGACTGCTGCTGCGTTTGTTGCAGCCCGCGTTTGA